From the genome of Campylobacter concisus:
AATTTTAGAAAAATTTTTTAGGTGCTTAAAAATTTTAAATTGTGTATTTTTATTATTAGGTTTATAGGGTTTAGTTTTTGAAATATAAATTTGGAGAGTTTCTGCTCTCCATCATTTAAACATTAAATTATGTGAACTTTTACACAATGTATATTAATAAGCCGCGATAAGCTCTATTTCCACAAGTGCGTCTTTTGGCAAGGTCTTAACAGCTACTGTACTTCTGGCAGGATAAGGCTCTTTAAAAAAATTAGCATACACAGTATTTACTTTAACAAAATCTGCCATATTTGCTAGAAATATTGTAGTCTTTACAGCATTATCAAAAGTAAGTCCTGCTTCAGCCAAGATATTTTTTAAATTTTCAAGTAATTGCTCAGCTTGGGCCTCTACACTACTACCTGCAAACTCACCCGCTGGTGTGACACCAAGCTGACCTGAGATAAACAAAAATCCATTTGCACTAATAGCTTGAGAATATGGTCCAATCGCTTGTGGAGCATTTTTTGTTGAGATTTGTTTTTTCATATTTTCTCCTTTTGAAATTTTTTAAAATCCTACTATAAATTTTCTAAATTTTTAGTCTCCAAAAGCTATAATGGACAAAATTTCAAAAGGATGAAGATGCAAAATATACTCGCACCAAATGAGTTTTTAAATGATTATGTGCTCGGTGCTGAGTTGGCTAAAAATGCCGGCATCTCATCAAATGCTTATCTTTTTTGGAAAAACGTCATAAGCGCTAAATTTGAAAACTCAAGAATAGTTTTTCTTAGAAAAAATAGCATTCCAATCAAATTTCAAAAAATTATAAAAACCTGCACACCTTTAAATGGCCTTATTCCAACAGGCGTATTTTGCTCTTTTACCTCGCTTGCTCCTTCTCATCTTGTAGCAAAAAATGGCTCTAAGATCTACGAGCTCTTTAAATTTCATGAGATTTGCGGTATCAAATTTATAGACTTGAAGAAATTTTATGATGATTTTAATCTTAGCTATTCTTATAGAATTTACATTGAAAAGTGCAAATTTTTCTCACCTGCTCCATTTGAAAAACGTATAAAATTAACTGAAACGATGTGTCTTGGATATTACTAAAGTCCGCTAGCTAGCTTGCTAGCGGGATAAATTTATATCTTTTTGTAAGGTGCTTGGCCAACTTCGTAGAAGTTATTACCCTCGCAGTCAATGGCAACTATTGCTGGGAAATCCTCAACTGTAAGCCTAGCAACTGCCTCTGGTCCTAGTTCTGGATAAGCTAGCACTTCATATTTTTTGATACTTTGGCTAATGAGCGCTCCTATGCCACCGATAGCAACCATATAAACACAGCATGATTTTTTCATAGCCTCGACTACTGCGTCACTCCTGTAGCCTTTACCGATCATACCATTTATACCAACTTCATTTATCATAGTTGGGGTGTATTTATCCATTCTACCACTTGTTGTTGGGCCTGCTGCGCCGATAGCTTGATTTGGCTTGGCTGGAGTTGGTCCGACGTAGTAGATAGTCTCACCCTTTAGTTCAACTGGTAGTTTTTCGCCGCGTGCCAATGTTTCAGTAAGTGCCTTATGTGCAGCGTCACGAGCCGCTATGATAGTGCCTGATATTAGGACATTGTCGCCTGCTTTTAGGCTTTTTACCACCTCTTTATCAAATGGTGCTGTTATTCTTTTTACTTCTGACATTTTCTCTCCTTAAAGTTCGGCATCTGCGTGGCGTGCAGCGTGGCAGTTGATGTTTATAGCAACAGGAAGACCTGCTATGTGGGTTGGATACCACTCGACATTTACTTTAACAGCAGTAGTATCACCACCAA
Proteins encoded in this window:
- a CDS encoding cysteine permease yields the protein MQNILAPNEFLNDYVLGAELAKNAGISSNAYLFWKNVISAKFENSRIVFLRKNSIPIKFQKIIKTCTPLNGLIPTGVFCSFTSLAPSHLVAKNGSKIYELFKFHEICGIKFIDLKKFYDDFNLSYSYRIYIEKCKFFSPAPFEKRIKLTETMCLGYY
- a CDS encoding RidA family protein — translated: MKKQISTKNAPQAIGPYSQAISANGFLFISGQLGVTPAGEFAGSSVEAQAEQLLENLKNILAEAGLTFDNAVKTTIFLANMADFVKVNTVYANFFKEPYPARSTVAVKTLPKDALVEIELIAAY
- a CDS encoding Fe-S-containing hydro-lyase; protein product: MSEVKRITAPFDKEVVKSLKAGDNVLISGTIIAARDAAHKALTETLARGEKLPVELKGETIYYVGPTPAKPNQAIGAAGPTTSGRMDKYTPTMINEVGINGMIGKGYRSDAVVEAMKKSCCVYMVAIGGIGALISQSIKKYEVLAYPELGPEAVARLTVEDFPAIVAIDCEGNNFYEVGQAPYKKI